TCGTCGTGAAATCGTCTAACGACCATGCGGAGGGTACGACGACTATGACGATGGAAGACAAGCTAGCGGAGTTGCGCGAGAAACGCCGGGAAGCCCTGAAGGGCGGCGGCGAGGACCGCATCGAGTCCCAGCACGAGAAGGGCAAGATGACCGCGCGCGAGCGCATCGACTACTTCCTCGACGACGGCACCTTCAACGAGTTCGACCAACTGCGGACCCACCGGAGCCACAACTTCGGCATGGAGGAAAAGCAGATTTCCGGCGACGGCGTCGTCACGGGCTACGGCGAGGTCAACGGTCGCAAGACGTTCGTCTTCGCCCACGACTTTACCGTCTTCGGTGGTTCTCTCGGTGAGGTGTTCGCCGAGAAGGTCACGAAGGTCATGGACAAGGCCGTCGAAGTCGGTGCGCCCGTCATCGGCCTGAACGACTCGGCCGGAGCAAGAATTCAGGAGGGCGTCTCCTCGCTGGCTGGCTACGCCGAAATCTTCCGGCGGAACACAGAGGCGAGCGGCGTGGTACCCCAGATTTCGGCCATCATGGGACCGTGCGCTGGCGGTGCGGTCTACTCGCCCGCGATTACGGACTTCACCTTCATGGTGAAAGACACCAGTCACATGTTCATCACCGGGCCGGACGTCATCAAGACGGTCACGGGCGAGGAGGTCACCTTCGAGGAGTTGGGCGGCGCGAAGACCCACGAATCGACCTCCGGCGTCGCGCACTTCGCGGAGGACAGCGAGGAAGACGCACTCGACAACATCCGCCGACTCCTCTCGTATCTCCCGCAGAACAACGTCGAAGACCCGCCACGCGTCGAACCGTGGGACGACCCCGAGAGACAGGACGAGGAACTCGAATCCATCGTCCCGGACGAGCCGAAGAAGCCCTACGACATGGAACGAGTCATCGACGGCGTCGTAGACGAAGACTCCTTCTTCGAGGTGCAGGAAGGCTACGCGAAGAACATCGTCATCGGCTTCGCGCGCCTCGACGGCCGCTCGGTCGGCATCGTCGCCAACCAGCCACGAGTCAACGCGGGCACACTCGACATCGAGTCCAGCGAGAAAGGCTCGCGGTTCGTCCGCTTCTGTGACTCGTTCAACATCCCAATCGTCACCTTCGTGGACGTGCCCGGCTTCATGCCCGGCACGGACCAGGAACACGGCGGCATCATCCGACACGGCGCGAAACTGCTCTACGCGTACTCGGAAGCCACCGTCCCGCTCCTCACCGTAATCACGCGGAAAGCCTACGGCGGAGCCTACGACGTGATGGCCTCCAAGCACATCGGCGCTGACGTGAACTACGCGTGGCCGACCGCCGAAATCGCAGTGATGGGGCCGCAGGGTGCGGTGAACATCCTCTACAGCGACGAACTGGAGGAGGCCGACGACACCGAGGCGCGCCGACAGGAACTCATCGACGAGTACCGAGAGGAGTTCGCCAACCCCTACACGGCCGCCGACCGCGGCTTCGTAGACGACGTGCTCGAGCCGACGGAGACTCGCCCGCGACTGATAGACGACCTCGAAATGCTCGCCAGCAAGCGCGACGAGCAACCGGACAAGAAACATGGCAACATCCCGCTCTGAGGAACGTGAGGACGGGGCGGCGGGGTCCGACGCCGACTCCACGACTGCCGACCCGCTCGCGGACGTGAACCTCACGCTCCCCGACAACGCCAGCGAGGAAGAGGCAGCGGCGATAGCTGCTGCTATCGGGGCGCATCTCCGAGACCAAGAACTGGCCGCGCAGGAGGGTGAGGAAGAAGAGACGTGGGACGGCAAGCGATGGGCGTTCGCCGGGAAGTTGCGCGGGCTTCAGGGCCGCGCTGGGCGTGTGCCGACGAGTGCGCCGACTGATGCGTGGTCGGCTTCGGGACGGACGGATAGGTTCTAGACCACCTTTTTCTGGGGGATTCAGCTACTTTTCCAACTGGACCGCGATAGCTGACTGAGCAAACCACGGGGTGGGACTTTCGAAGAAGAAGTTCTGGATGCG
The sequence above is a segment of the Halorussus halophilus genome. Coding sequences within it:
- a CDS encoding acyl-CoA carboxylase subunit beta, whose amino-acid sequence is MEDKLAELREKRREALKGGGEDRIESQHEKGKMTARERIDYFLDDGTFNEFDQLRTHRSHNFGMEEKQISGDGVVTGYGEVNGRKTFVFAHDFTVFGGSLGEVFAEKVTKVMDKAVEVGAPVIGLNDSAGARIQEGVSSLAGYAEIFRRNTEASGVVPQISAIMGPCAGGAVYSPAITDFTFMVKDTSHMFITGPDVIKTVTGEEVTFEELGGAKTHESTSGVAHFAEDSEEDALDNIRRLLSYLPQNNVEDPPRVEPWDDPERQDEELESIVPDEPKKPYDMERVIDGVVDEDSFFEVQEGYAKNIVIGFARLDGRSVGIVANQPRVNAGTLDIESSEKGSRFVRFCDSFNIPIVTFVDVPGFMPGTDQEHGGIIRHGAKLLYAYSEATVPLLTVITRKAYGGAYDVMASKHIGADVNYAWPTAEIAVMGPQGAVNILYSDELEEADDTEARRQELIDEYREEFANPYTAADRGFVDDVLEPTETRPRLIDDLEMLASKRDEQPDKKHGNIPL
- a CDS encoding acc operon protein, whose amino-acid sequence is MATSRSEEREDGAAGSDADSTTADPLADVNLTLPDNASEEEAAAIAAAIGAHLRDQELAAQEGEEEETWDGKRWAFAGKLRGLQGRAGRVPTSAPTDAWSASGRTDRF